The DNA region GTGGTCGACGGCGGCAAAACGAACGACACGGTCGCGATCTCGGACTACCGCTCGCAGACAACCGTGGGGGCGTCGTCGACGGGCGAGGGGACGTCCACCCAGTCCGGGGGCCAGACCACGAGCAAGCTCGAGGTCGGGAGTGTGCAGACGGCGGACACCCACGAGCGTTCCCGCGGCACAACGAACATCGAGACGACGGTTGAGGAAAGCGGGGCGGTCACGTTCACCCGCACCGAGCAGTACCAGTCGGACAGCACAACCCGCGCCGGCAGCCGCACCACCGCGGCCGGCCCTGTCACCAGCGGGCCGACAGGGACGTCGAGCGACATGACGGTCACCACCACGGCCACTGGTGAGGTGAAAGACACGCTCACGTGGAGCGACACGCGGGTCGACGTCGACCAGGACGGCAACGAATCGGTCGCCGAGACGGGCACGCGGACCGACAAGGCGGGCAGCCGCCGCGAAGCGACGCTTGACGTTACTTCCACAACCGACAGCCGCTCACGCAGCGACGGCGAGTTCAACGTCACCAGCAAGGCCGACCTCTACCTCGACACCCGCACCGACTACACCTACCCCACCTCCGGCGGCCGCACCAAGACCCGCACCAGCACCGGCCACGTCGACCAGAGTGAGACCGTCTCCGCCAGCGGCAATGTTCGCGACGACCACGGCCAGACAACCGTTGAGTTGAACGGCGATCCAAAACGCACCCAGTCGGGCGACTACGACTTCGGCGACGAGTCGACCAGCAGCAAAGCGGTTCAGGGCGCCGGCGAAGGGGAAGGCTCGTTCGAAAAGCAGAAGACGACCGAGAAGCTCACCGGCGGCTTCGGCAAGCCCGAGAAGGCAGAGATACTCGACGAGTCCCTGCTCCGGGAGCTGGATGGCCCGGCCCGGACGTACGTCGACGACCAAGGACGCACGGTGACCCTCACCAGCACGGACGAGGGGGAGGGCCGCGTCACCCAGTCGGTCCTCCGCGAGTGGGACCGGCGGAATGAGACATCCTGGTCGACGATCGCGCCCTACGTCAACGACGATGCCGAGCCCGGCTGGGAAACGCACGAGACCTACAGCCGCGATACCGACACCGGACGAGAGTCGGCGACGACGAAGATCAAAGGCGACCTCCGGACGCTGGACCTCGAGTCCACCAGCCGCTTTGAACACGCCGACGGCAGGATCGATCGCTTCGAAACCTACCAAGCTGCCACGCAAGACAAAGCACAACGCTACGAGTTGATCGAGGATTCGACTGAGAACTACCTCATCCGCGGCTTCGTCTCGACGTACGACGCCGAGCACACCGAGACCAACGGGCTCGCGACCCTCGGCCGGTTTGAAGCCCAGAGCCTCCGGTCTACGTCCGACGGCACGAAGCAACGCGATCTGTGGAACGAGATTACCCCGGAAGGGGGAGAGTCTTACATATGGGAAGAAACCCGCCGCGACTCTGGGACGACGAAAACGGTCTTCATCGACGAACCGGGAACTTACTTCGACTTCGTCGATCAAGACGGGGCGACCCAGCGGTCGCAGAAGGGCAAGTACACGACGGTCGAGACGACGACCACCTACGGCTCCACCGACGTCGATGTTCCCGATTATTCGCTCGACATTCAGGTTGCGCATCACCCTTATTTAGTAAATGGTGTTAGTAGTGGAATTGGCCACGGAACCGACACTCGCGAGGTCCGGCGGACGATCGAGCACGTCGATGAGACAACCACGACGGTCCGCTACTCCCCGGAAGAGACTAGAACGCTCAGCAAGGAAGTCCGTGGATGGGACCATCGTCGCGTCGCGATCGATCACACCTTCGAGAGCGATTCCGAACTCGGAGAAGTTGTCGGCTCGGGCCAGCGGATGGTGCGTGAGTACAGGCTCGATAAGTCGGACCCTGACGCGAGCTATGACATTCTCGACATCCACGTTTCGATCAATGTCCGGGAAGGCGTCACGCCGTTTCAGGTCACCCTTCTCCACGGCGACGGCGGCGAGTTTGAGGGAGAATGGATCGAGTCGAACTGGGACTTCGACCCGTCGCTACCCACCAACCTCGTCCTGGGCCCCGGCGTCACACAGTACGGCTCGACCGGCGAGCGAGACCCATCCGCCACGTTTGCCCCGCCACCGCCACCGACGCCGATCGGGGCGGGGGTGACGAACCCGGGCATCCTCGAAGCATTTGTCGGCGGGCTGGCGTTTGGCGCCGTGGAACTGGCAAACGCTGCTCCTCTGATCGACCTCGACGAAACCGCCAATCGGCTGGCCGATCGGGCCGGCGTTCCGGAATCGACCCGCACGCAAACCCGTATTGCAGCGAACGTAGGCGTCGGCGCCGGCCTTACGGTGTTTGGCGGCGGCGCGAACTGGCTGGCACGCGGGGTAGCGCTCGCCGACCGCGCTGAGGAGCTAGGCGACCGAGTTGAACTAGCGGGGGACATCGTCCAGAATGGCTTCACGACCCAGAACACCGTGTCGCTGATGCTGGAGGCGGCCGGCGTGGGGCCGAGCGTGGCGCGCCGCGCCACCGACGCCGTTCAGGATGCGGGCGCCAAGACCCGTCGACAACTCAACGCGGCCCAAGCGGAGGTAGACGCCCCTCGCAATAAGCAGCCGGAAGTCAATAGTCCCTGCGGCGCCGGGGGGGCGCTCGGCCACCTGCACGTCGCGGCCGCGACAGGGGGCGGGGACTGCAACGTCCCACCCCGCCCCAACGCGCCCAGCGGCGCCGGGGCGCCGCAAGCGGCGGAGGTTGTTGCCCCAAAGAAAGTCACGGTTAAGAGATCGCAGCACCCGGAATCTGCTCAGCATATCGAGGATGCTCAACGTGCCGGACATCCAAAGGAACTTACGCTTGACAGAGCGAATGCTGACGCAAATCGAGCAGAGTCGCTGAGAGGCATCGACAAGGTCAAGGGCAAGCAACTTGACGAATATCCACCGGCTTTCACCAAAGAAGGTGGCAAAGGTGCCAGCGTCAGGCCGGTCGACCCCAGCGACAATATGGGGGCGGGAGCACGTATCGGCAATTTGTCACGAGGGGTACCTGACGGTGCGAGAATCATAATCGAGGTGGTGGATTAAATGGCATCTTTTACGGTAAGCGTATCCTACTCCCAGATCGCCGCATTCAATGGCGAACTGGAAAATCCGTTCAATGACTGGACTGACCAGCACGTCGCCCAAGGCTTCAGTTGGCGTCCCGAATCAGTTTCGTTCAAAACTATGTTCGAGGCTGGACCAATATCCGTCGAAGTGCAGATGGCTGATGACTTGCCGACGCCTTCAGGCACGAGGGCAATTGCGGTACCCTTCACTTGTCCCGAGGCCGGCAAAGTTGAAATTGCCTCGATAGCTGACGGCCGAGAAACCAACATTCCACCGGGTAGTTATCAACTTCTCTTTGAAACGGGGTTGCGAGACAATACCAACTGGTGCCGCTTCACGTTCATCCCCAACGGCTCAATGATTCCACAAATCTTGATACCAGATCAAGGAGTTAAGAAGTCGGATCATCCACTTGTTATGGACGCCAAGCCTGCGTGAACCACCTCACCACCCCATCAGAATCACAGCACGCTCTCTGCCGATAGGGCGGTGCGTTGCCCCTGTAATCGGCCTTCTCATCACCGCGCGGATAAACCCCTCCCCCCACCTCACCACCTCAATCGGACCACGGGTTGTTACGCTTTCGGACTTGCGCTTCGCCGAGGGTGAAATAGAGTTGAGTAACCGGCAACTTTGTTTCACTAACTCACGAGAGTGACACCATGCGAGCGATTGCACCGGATGAGGTGAAGGGGCTGATTCATGCCTGCCGACCAACCGCGTTGCGTGACAAGGGACTCATCGACCTGATGTACCACTCGGGACTGCGGGTCAGCGAGGCGTTGGACCTGCGGCGGAGCGACATTGACGGCAACCGTGTAACCGTCCGCTGCGGCAAGGGCGGCAAGCGTCGCGTGTCAGCCCTGACGACCACCTACGGCTGGTTTGAACTCTGGC from Pirellulimonas nuda includes:
- the comJ gene encoding competence protein ComJ yields the protein MASFTVSVSYSQIAAFNGELENPFNDWTDQHVAQGFSWRPESVSFKTMFEAGPISVEVQMADDLPTPSGTRAIAVPFTCPEAGKVEIASIADGRETNIPPGSYQLLFETGLRDNTNWCRFTFIPNGSMIPQILIPDQGVKKSDHPLVMDAKPA
- a CDS encoding NucA/NucB deoxyribonuclease domain-containing protein, which encodes MDSASGLVSATHSRIETLELESWHVYFGGSTEPDDPEQTSDPSSTLSYAGASHARYSETTTRSGEDVSTINGGVVTQSPRVETDATAWLSGASQQRVDYFYPYASGREDSGQDTLAEQYLYEATLHVETDNPGATNEKSKFSLSESLTTAFQQHGSGSSVVGVVDDPAGDWSRTQFSYHANGEQGDRVSLVGTAASEEVGGAVVESLHAVIVASSYVNLSGGGETSGSDYRVRLEATEVAYENTTETTSGYSFTASAASKLNATIDEVGERSVVQGTAESSNDYQGTQTGSVDGDETRTDDGVATDTTFGLRTAGESASGGSVSARFYRDNDTSRSSGDFRSYASASATTATQAYGTTSEPIEGETEPLVTPFRSNEVLAATLSASTEGVFELDDRVTTANPNGISRSEGHAKRLETTDVKSTDWQGLSGDVEVAALLGEGYVALAILPQASYALSKRTSSSRDEEDYEFLDEGEGATRQGTFESSRRGSVETESFVHAMGAGQAGDGYEQKDRASSGGRYSATTAGAFVSTDAGRSADAAVEELSETWSKTKYELGANGTEDGTTTYLQTGLETGAYASESSRGLVTLEDDAVTTAAMDVVFESMSQAVDVLDVDSFTKTRVVDGGKTNDTVAISDYRSQTTVGASSTGEGTSTQSGGQTTSKLEVGSVQTADTHERSRGTTNIETTVEESGAVTFTRTEQYQSDSTTRAGSRTTAAGPVTSGPTGTSSDMTVTTTATGEVKDTLTWSDTRVDVDQDGNESVAETGTRTDKAGSRREATLDVTSTTDSRSRSDGEFNVTSKADLYLDTRTDYTYPTSGGRTKTRTSTGHVDQSETVSASGNVRDDHGQTTVELNGDPKRTQSGDYDFGDESTSSKAVQGAGEGEGSFEKQKTTEKLTGGFGKPEKAEILDESLLRELDGPARTYVDDQGRTVTLTSTDEGEGRVTQSVLREWDRRNETSWSTIAPYVNDDAEPGWETHETYSRDTDTGRESATTKIKGDLRTLDLESTSRFEHADGRIDRFETYQAATQDKAQRYELIEDSTENYLIRGFVSTYDAEHTETNGLATLGRFEAQSLRSTSDGTKQRDLWNEITPEGGESYIWEETRRDSGTTKTVFIDEPGTYFDFVDQDGATQRSQKGKYTTVETTTTYGSTDVDVPDYSLDIQVAHHPYLVNGVSSGIGHGTDTREVRRTIEHVDETTTTVRYSPEETRTLSKEVRGWDHRRVAIDHTFESDSELGEVVGSGQRMVREYRLDKSDPDASYDILDIHVSINVREGVTPFQVTLLHGDGGEFEGEWIESNWDFDPSLPTNLVLGPGVTQYGSTGERDPSATFAPPPPPTPIGAGVTNPGILEAFVGGLAFGAVELANAAPLIDLDETANRLADRAGVPESTRTQTRIAANVGVGAGLTVFGGGANWLARGVALADRAEELGDRVELAGDIVQNGFTTQNTVSLMLEAAGVGPSVARRATDAVQDAGAKTRRQLNAAQAEVDAPRNKQPEVNSPCGAGGALGHLHVAAATGGGDCNVPPRPNAPSGAGAPQAAEVVAPKKVTVKRSQHPESAQHIEDAQRAGHPKELTLDRANADANRAESLRGIDKVKGKQLDEYPPAFTKEGGKGASVRPVDPSDNMGAGARIGNLSRGVPDGARIIIEVVD